A window of the Scophthalmus maximus strain ysfricsl-2021 chromosome 8, ASM2237912v1, whole genome shotgun sequence genome harbors these coding sequences:
- the f8a gene encoding 40-kDa huntingtin-associated protein encodes MAAEGDFLARYRAVSNKLKKRFLRKPNVAEASEQFGQLAKELKQQDCLQYAAFCNLAMARCEQTLFNAPGEALALTDAARLFLSSEKENRALQAPGFDEHLQAALNCYSFAVKVFIEMNQPVMAASLCLELGNALKEMNRPGEAVVHYQRAAELQTQTPIEALLSMGEIATCKILTRDYDGALSIFTETQLMCQERGLQLPGTSTPVGAFLDIVAKCEISRVLLLMLLEPPPQKLLPEHAQTLERYAWESFDPHSQVTFLAENVFLLLQSVVMACQEKDTESLKSLQTELWPFLTAEQNHLLHLVVQERITPSGQGI; translated from the exons ATGGCTGCTGAGGGCGATTTTCTGGCGAGATACCGCGCCGtgtcaaacaaactgaaaaa GCGCTTTCTTCGGAAGCCCAATGTGGCGGAGGCAAGTGAGCAGTTTG GTCAGTTAGCCAAGGAGCTGAAGCAGCAGGACTGTCTGCAGTATGCTGCCTTCTGCAACCTGGCCATGGCTCG GTGTGAGCAGACTCTCTTTAATGCTCCTGGAGAGGCCTTGGCATTAACCGATGCTGcccgcctcttcctctcgtctgaGAAGGAGAACAGGGCCCTGCAGGCCCCGGGCTTTGACGAGCACCTCCAGGCTGCACTTAACTGCTACAGCTTTGCCGTTAAG GTGTTCATTGAGATGAACCAGCCGGTGATGGCAGCCAGTCTGTGTCTAGAACTTGGAAATGCACTCAAG GAGATGAACAGACCGGGAGAGGCCGTTGTTCATTATCAGAGGGCCGCAGAGTTGCAGACGCAGACCCCGATCGAGGCTCTGCTGTCAATGGGAGAAATAGCCACATGTAAAATCCTCACCC GTGACTATGATGGTGCGTTGTCGATTTTCACAGAGACGCAGCTGATGTGTCAGGAGAGAGGACTGCAGCTGCCAGGCACCAGCACCCCTGTTG GTGCATTTCTGGACATCGTGGCAAAATGTGAGATCTCCAGAGTACTGCTGTTGATGCTGCTTGAG CCTCCACCTCAGAAGTTGTTACCTGAACATGCACAGACTCTGGAGAGATATGCATGGGAGTCCTTTGACCCTCACAGTCAAG tGACCTTCCTGGCTGAGAATGTTTTCCTGCTCTTGCAGTCAGTAGTG ATGGCGTGTcaggagaaagacacagagtCCCTCAAGTCTCTGCAGACTGAGCTGTG GCCGTTTCTGACCGCAGAGCAGAATCACCTTCTCCACCTGGTGGTTCAGGAGCGCATCACGCCATCTGGCCAAGGCATTTAG